One region of Eupeodes corollae chromosome 1, idEupCoro1.1, whole genome shotgun sequence genomic DNA includes:
- the LOC129943144 gene encoding uncharacterized protein LOC129943144, protein MKKMFRSSALIEEIKQKPSLWDPAYKQSAGKKIRAKQWVEVAQNLFPNWSSMRARERNEKVQEVKRKWKNIRDYYKRGSKNWNGKKYVYSHLLHFLEEDSAAQKSISSRKSDENSIPPTSIQKTEIFEFENDEITQNESICESEDHEAVQEFIIAESDVPSAIEVTPASEQLTTAQSCFQINSEPDGDNDHECTNDQEPPLKRRSQQNSECDDADRCFLLSLLPEMRNMTGLQKVGFKINVLNELSSIMRDQQSLTIKEELFS, encoded by the exons atgaagaaaatgtttCGATCATCAGCTTTGATTGAAGAAATTAAGCAAAAACCCAGCTTATGGGATCCTGCATACAAACAATCTGCAGGAAAAAAAATTCGAGCTAAACAATGGGTTGAAGTGGCACAAAACTTATTCCCAAATTGGAGTTCAATGCGAGCACGCGAGAGAAACGAAAAAGTACAAGAGGTTAAGCGAAAATGGAAAAACATACGAGATTATTACAAAAGAGGCAGTAAAAATTGGAATGGCAAAAAATATGTGTATTCACATTTGCTTCACTTCTTAGAAGAAGATTCAGCTGCACAAAAAAG caTTTCTTCAAGAAAATCCGATGAAAATTCCATTCCCCCAAcatcaatacaaaaaacagaaatttttgaattcgaaaacGATGAAATTACTCAAAATGAATCAATTTGTGAAAGCGAAGATCATGAAGCCGTCCAAGAATTCATAATAGCTGAGTCTGATGTACCATCAGCCATTGAAGTTACCCCAGCATCAGAACAATTAACAACTGCccaaagttgttttcaaattaattcagAACCTGATGGTGACAATGACCATGAATGTACTAATGACCAAGAGCCTCCGTTAAAAAGAAGAAGTCAGCAAAATAGTGAATGTGATGATGCAGATAGATGTTTTCTTCTGTCCCTATTACCAGAAATGAGAAACATGACTGGATTACAAAAAGttggtttcaaaataaacgTGTTGAATGAATTGTCTAGCATAATGCGTGACCAACAAAGTTTAACAATaaaagaagaacttttttcttaa